The following proteins are encoded in a genomic region of Danio rerio strain Tuebingen ecotype United States chromosome 16, GRCz12tu, whole genome shotgun sequence:
- the LOC141375033 gene encoding uncharacterized protein isoform X2: MEEGGLPEHAVILDVKTRWNSLFLMVERFLEQFPAFQATSMDHRLKKLMDKDRLQRISDEDFRKAEEFVKITKILYTSTLCVSAERSQNLGQILPILSKLQHHFTVNKEDSSFTKTIKDTIWNDLSKRYQGCSVILLNLLLFSLELFSD; the protein is encoded by the exons atggaggaagGTG GTCTTCCAGAACATGCCGTCATCCTTGATGTGAAAACAAGGTGGAATAGCTTATTCCTCATGGTGGAGCGATTCCTAGAGCAGTTCCCTGCCTTCCAGGCCACCTCCATGGACCATcgtcttaagaaattaatggacaAGGACAG ACTGCAGAGAATTTCTGATGAGGATTTTAGAAAAGCAGAAGAGTTTGTCAAAATTACAAAGATACTTTACACTTCAACCCTCTGCGTCTCTGCTGAAAGGAGCCAAAACTTGGGTCAGATTCTGCCTATCTTAAGTAAGCTCCAGCACCACTTCACAGTGAATAAAGAGGACTCCTCCTTCACAAAGACCATCAAGGACACTATCTGGAATGACCTCTCAAAAAGATACCAGGGGTGCAGTGTAATCCTGCTGAATTTGCTCTTGTTTTCATTAGAATTATTCAGTGATTGA